The following proteins are encoded in a genomic region of Leifsonia psychrotolerans:
- a CDS encoding glutaredoxin family protein, with translation MSTALLTLIGKPGCHLCDDARDVIVSVMEKVAAEPQAPEMVLEERSILDDDELMERYVEEIPVLLINGKVHNYWRIDPLRLRAALMEIR, from the coding sequence ATGTCTACAGCACTTCTCACCTTGATCGGCAAGCCCGGTTGCCACCTCTGCGACGACGCCCGCGACGTGATTGTCAGCGTCATGGAAAAGGTCGCGGCAGAACCGCAGGCGCCTGAGATGGTGCTTGAAGAACGTTCGATTCTCGATGACGACGAGCTGATGGAGCGCTACGTTGAAGAGATCCCGGTCTTGCTGATCAACGGCAAGGTCCACAACTATTGGCGCATCGACCCCCTGCGGTTGCGTGCGGCCCTGATGGAGATTCGATGA
- a CDS encoding TrkH family potassium uptake protein codes for MHSTAAASRFPKPHVNWYVRIRDFIDGIARNSPSRFAILVFTALILVFTLLFSLPIASSTGTVTALHDALFTAVSVICVTGLSTVDMATQWSPFGNVLVYVGVNIGGVGVLTLASIMGMAISRRLGLRAKLMAASDTNPSRIHVGPVNEGQAVRLGEVGNLLLTVAISAFVIEAAVAALLFPRMLIDGVPAGEALWHSLYYSAMAFTNTGFNPNEAGLSAFANDYWFLGALMVGVFLGSLGFPVIYAFARGWRKPRRWSVHVKITLVTTIILMFAGMMLYILLEFDNPKTFGSLNVGDTVFQSLFMSVMTRSGGFATINIGDLHGSSLLVSGMLMFIGGGSASTAGGIKVTTLAVLFFAAFAEARGRESMEAFGRRIPRDILRLAVSVVLWGATTVAVSSIVLLQVSKASLDMVLFDVISAFATCGLSTGLTQDLPPEGVYVLAATMFMGRVGTVTLAAALAASQSRQLFKRPEERPIVG; via the coding sequence ATGCACAGCACTGCCGCCGCCTCTAGATTCCCGAAGCCGCATGTGAATTGGTACGTACGCATTCGCGATTTCATCGACGGCATCGCGCGTAACTCACCCTCGCGCTTCGCGATTTTGGTCTTCACCGCGTTGATCTTGGTCTTCACCCTTCTGTTTTCACTGCCGATCGCCTCGTCCACCGGAACGGTGACGGCGCTGCACGACGCCCTCTTTACCGCGGTGTCGGTGATCTGTGTCACCGGCTTGAGCACCGTTGACATGGCCACCCAGTGGTCCCCGTTCGGAAACGTTCTGGTGTACGTGGGCGTGAATATCGGCGGCGTGGGCGTGTTGACCCTGGCGTCAATCATGGGCATGGCCATTTCACGCCGCCTGGGGTTACGCGCGAAACTGATGGCTGCCAGCGACACCAACCCCTCGCGCATCCACGTCGGGCCTGTCAACGAGGGCCAAGCTGTGCGCCTCGGCGAGGTCGGCAACCTGTTGCTCACCGTCGCAATCAGCGCTTTTGTGATCGAGGCGGCCGTGGCCGCACTGCTCTTCCCCCGGATGCTGATCGACGGTGTACCCGCCGGAGAAGCACTGTGGCACAGCCTCTATTACTCGGCAATGGCGTTCACCAACACCGGATTCAACCCCAACGAAGCCGGGCTGAGCGCGTTCGCGAATGACTATTGGTTTCTCGGCGCCCTCATGGTCGGTGTCTTCCTCGGCAGTCTGGGCTTTCCGGTGATCTACGCCTTCGCCCGCGGCTGGCGCAAGCCTCGCCGCTGGTCAGTACACGTGAAGATCACGCTGGTCACGACGATCATTCTGATGTTCGCCGGAATGATGCTCTACATTCTTCTCGAATTCGACAATCCGAAGACTTTCGGCTCGCTCAATGTGGGCGACACCGTCTTCCAATCGCTCTTCATGTCGGTGATGACACGGTCGGGCGGCTTCGCCACGATCAATATCGGCGATCTGCATGGCTCCAGCCTGCTCGTCAGCGGCATGCTCATGTTCATCGGGGGCGGATCGGCCTCGACGGCCGGCGGAATCAAGGTGACCACCCTGGCCGTACTGTTTTTCGCCGCTTTCGCCGAGGCCCGTGGCCGCGAGAGCATGGAGGCATTTGGCCGCCGCATCCCCCGCGACATTCTGCGTCTGGCGGTGAGCGTGGTGCTCTGGGGGGCCACGACCGTGGCCGTCTCGTCGATCGTGCTTCTGCAGGTCTCCAAGGCCTCGCTCGACATGGTGCTTTTCGACGTGATCTCTGCCTTTGCCACCTGCGGGCTCTCAACCGGTCTCACCCAAGATTTGCCGCCGGAGGGCGTCTATGTGCTCGCCGCCACAATGTTCATGGGTCGAGTTGGTACAGTGACACTCGCCGCCGCTTTGGCAGCCAGCCAGAGCAGGCAGCTTTTCAAACGTCCGGAAGAGAGGCCCATCGTTGGTTGA
- a CDS encoding HAD family hydrolase, translated as MSAAARPPAIAFFDVDNTLMRGASLYYVGVGAWRRQFITLRDILSFGWKQARFVAVGENRAHLDSVRERALEIVVGHRRDELIRLSHEIFDTRLTQRLWPETVEVAQKHLATGREVWLISATAQEVADVIAERLGFTGALGTVLESVEGVFTGALIGSVMHGEQKAHAAQVRAEASGVDLADCWAYSDSHNDIPLLNLVGNPVVVNPDATLGRYAEARDWPVMRLKTASIKAAARAARTAR; from the coding sequence ATGTCTGCTGCTGCTCGCCCTCCCGCCATCGCGTTCTTCGACGTCGACAACACGTTGATGCGCGGTGCGAGCTTGTATTACGTGGGCGTCGGCGCGTGGCGGCGCCAATTCATCACTCTGCGCGACATTCTCTCGTTCGGCTGGAAGCAAGCGCGGTTCGTCGCTGTGGGCGAGAACCGGGCGCACCTCGACAGTGTGCGCGAGCGCGCGCTGGAGATCGTCGTCGGCCATCGCCGGGACGAATTGATTCGGCTCAGCCATGAGATTTTCGACACCCGACTCACCCAACGGCTCTGGCCCGAGACCGTCGAGGTCGCCCAGAAGCATCTGGCGACCGGCCGCGAAGTCTGGCTGATCTCGGCCACCGCGCAAGAAGTCGCCGACGTCATCGCCGAGCGGCTCGGCTTCACCGGTGCGCTCGGCACGGTTCTCGAGTCGGTCGAGGGCGTGTTCACCGGCGCTTTGATCGGCTCGGTGATGCACGGCGAGCAGAAGGCTCACGCGGCGCAGGTTCGAGCCGAAGCGAGCGGTGTCGATCTCGCGGATTGTTGGGCCTACTCCGATTCGCACAACGACATTCCGTTGCTGAATCTGGTCGGGAACCCGGTGGTCGTGAACCCGGATGCCACGCTCGGCCGTTACGCGGAGGCTCGCGATTGGCCCGTGATGCGGTTGAAGACGGCCAGCATCAAGGCCGCGGCACGCGCCGCACGCACCGCCCGCTGA
- the proC gene encoding pyrroline-5-carboxylate reductase has translation MTSAPVTLPTIAFLGAGSMARAILAGLLAPGVSVEGGIRVTNRSAEKAGDFDDSDRVTAWATEIEPEANRLAVAGARIVVVAVKPAMVPALLTEIADALAPGTLVVSVAAGVTIATFEALLPESVSVIRSMPNTPAVVGKAVTGVSAGTRSTDTDLALAVELFETVGTVLVVPENKLDALSTISGSGPAYVFYLIEQFTRTAIDKGFTAAEAATLVEGTFLGASTLLEASDQGPAELRRQVTSPNGTTERAIEEFEKIDLKGIFDTATDAALARARELAAAG, from the coding sequence ATGACTTCTGCCCCCGTGACACTGCCCACAATCGCCTTTCTGGGGGCCGGTTCGATGGCGCGAGCGATTCTGGCCGGGCTGCTGGCACCGGGCGTGAGCGTGGAGGGTGGCATCCGGGTCACCAATCGCAGCGCCGAGAAGGCCGGCGATTTTGACGACTCTGATCGGGTCACCGCCTGGGCGACCGAGATCGAACCCGAGGCGAACCGGCTGGCCGTGGCCGGTGCCCGCATAGTGGTCGTCGCAGTGAAGCCGGCCATGGTTCCGGCGCTGCTGACCGAGATCGCCGACGCCCTCGCACCCGGAACGCTCGTCGTGAGCGTGGCGGCGGGCGTCACCATCGCCACGTTCGAAGCGTTACTGCCCGAGTCGGTGTCGGTGATCCGCTCGATGCCAAACACTCCGGCCGTCGTCGGCAAGGCCGTCACCGGAGTGAGCGCCGGCACCCGCTCGACGGACACCGATCTCGCTCTGGCCGTGGAGCTCTTCGAAACGGTCGGAACGGTACTCGTGGTGCCCGAGAACAAGCTTGACGCTCTCAGCACGATCTCCGGCTCCGGCCCGGCCTATGTGTTCTACCTAATCGAACAATTCACGCGCACTGCCATCGACAAGGGTTTCACCGCCGCCGAGGCCGCGACCCTGGTCGAAGGCACGTTCCTGGGCGCGAGCACTCTGCTGGAGGCATCCGATCAGGGTCCGGCCGAGTTACGCCGTCAGGTGACCAGCCCGAACGGCACCACCGAGCGCGCGATCGAGGAGTTCGAGAAGATCGACCTGAAGGGCATCTTCGACACAGCCACGGATGCCGCACTCGCGCGGGCTCGCGAGTTGGCCGCTGCCGGGTAA
- the aspS gene encoding aspartate--tRNA(Asn) ligase produces the protein MTERVLIKNLAALEDGPVTVSGWVDTVRDQKKVQFVVLRDESGAVQLVNPRTTDADGVVVADEPATTISGLSQGSFITITGELKHDERVKLGGIEVKLASIEVLSHAIPETPIAPDSSLDKRMDWRFLDLRNPKQNLIFRIQTTFEHALRTYWIDNDFIELHTPKLMASASESRAELFEVEYFDTKAYLAQSPQFFKQMAQSAGFGKIFEVGPAFRADPSFTSRHATEFTSIDSEISWIDSHEDVMKLHEDLMVAGFTAVKAKHGDEIKALFDVEIAVPTTPFPRIPLAEAKQIVKERGYEVPRDDDDMDPEGERQIAAYVKETYGHEFVFLTDYASSIRPFYHMRHEGDSSLTNSYDLIFNGTEISTGAQREHRVDVLIEQMKDKGMEQEELEFYLDFFRYGAPSHGGFGMGLARVLMLMLHQTSIREVTYLFRGPTRLLP, from the coding sequence GTGACTGAGCGCGTATTGATTAAGAACCTGGCCGCCCTGGAAGACGGGCCCGTAACCGTGTCCGGATGGGTCGACACCGTGCGTGACCAGAAGAAGGTGCAGTTCGTCGTGCTTCGCGACGAATCCGGCGCTGTGCAGCTGGTGAACCCTCGCACGACGGATGCCGATGGCGTCGTCGTCGCCGATGAACCGGCCACCACGATCTCCGGCCTCTCGCAGGGCAGCTTCATCACCATCACCGGTGAACTCAAGCATGACGAGCGCGTGAAGCTCGGCGGTATCGAGGTCAAGCTCGCGAGCATCGAGGTGCTCTCGCACGCGATCCCCGAGACGCCCATCGCGCCGGATTCCAGCCTCGACAAGCGCATGGACTGGCGCTTCCTCGACCTGCGCAACCCGAAGCAGAACTTGATCTTCCGCATCCAGACCACGTTTGAGCACGCCCTGCGCACGTACTGGATCGACAACGACTTCATCGAACTGCACACCCCGAAGCTCATGGCCTCGGCCAGCGAGTCGCGTGCCGAATTGTTCGAGGTCGAGTACTTCGACACCAAGGCGTACCTCGCGCAGAGCCCTCAGTTCTTCAAGCAGATGGCCCAGTCGGCCGGTTTCGGCAAGATCTTCGAGGTGGGCCCGGCATTCCGCGCTGACCCCTCGTTCACGAGCCGCCACGCCACCGAGTTCACCAGCATCGACTCCGAGATCAGCTGGATCGACAGCCACGAAGACGTCATGAAACTGCACGAAGACCTCATGGTCGCCGGTTTCACCGCGGTCAAAGCCAAGCATGGCGATGAGATCAAGGCCCTGTTCGACGTCGAGATCGCCGTTCCCACCACGCCGTTCCCCCGCATCCCGCTGGCCGAGGCCAAGCAGATCGTCAAGGAGCGCGGCTACGAGGTGCCGCGCGACGACGACGACATGGATCCCGAGGGCGAACGCCAGATCGCGGCCTACGTCAAAGAGACCTACGGACACGAGTTCGTCTTCCTCACCGACTACGCCTCCAGCATCCGCCCGTTTTACCACATGCGCCACGAGGGTGATTCAAGCCTCACGAACAGCTACGACCTCATCTTCAACGGCACCGAGATCTCGACCGGCGCGCAGCGCGAGCACCGTGTCGACGTGCTGATCGAGCAGATGAAAGACAAGGGGATGGAGCAGGAGGAGCTCGAGTTCTACCTCGACTTCTTCCGTTACGGCGCCCCGTCGCACGGTGGTTTCGGCATGGGCCTGGCCCGCGTGCTGATGCTCATGCTGCACCAGACGTCGATCCGCGAGGTCACCTACCTGTTCCGCGGCCCGACGCGCCTGCTTCCGTAG
- a CDS encoding lamin tail domain-containing protein: protein MRKTWRGPATALLTSLAVLVPVAATLSPAMAMADAPSGVRINEVESSGGAPGDWIELVNTASAPADVSGLVLKDNDDTHSFVVPAATTIPAGGFLALDVDVAYGLGAADSARLFTADGVTLIDTYSWTAHATTTYGRCPDGTGEFVTTKTPTKGAANDCVVPDGSTEPGTGGPSALPWPGGTAISAVDAAGFFGTNLSGLAYQPSGTAAPGTIWASKNGVGTMYQLAWNGATWAAVSTDGWASGKPLHYADGTGDVDAEGIALTDAGPAGGVFISSERNNDVSKVSRPSVLRYDVTGSAATLSATIEWNLVADLPPVAPNSGLEAIAWVPDSFLVAQGFVDESSATVYRPADYPNHGTGLFVVGLEANGTVYAYALDQVSGDYHRVATISSGFSGVMDLEFDAERSALWAACDDTCDGRSSLLQVAQTGERAGHFAVTTVYERPSGMPNINNEGFALAPQKLCVDGLKPVFWSDDNNTASHALREGTIACSPTTTDPTDPPTPVDPPAGPAKPVPTASLTDATRGFITAPATAHPGAPIIVAVGAASAGGSVDVWLHSEPVHLARRIVSGAGTVNVTIPASAAAGAHRLAVVAADGTLIGWADITIVAISTPAGTPGSGNGPSGPGISTPGSGTAVAGLASTGIDISTPATALLLLLGCGAGLLLLRRRGATS, encoded by the coding sequence ATGCGAAAGACCTGGCGCGGTCCCGCCACCGCCCTTCTCACATCTCTGGCCGTTCTCGTGCCAGTAGCCGCCACCCTCAGCCCGGCCATGGCCATGGCCGACGCCCCGAGCGGCGTGCGCATCAACGAGGTCGAGTCAAGCGGCGGTGCACCCGGCGACTGGATCGAGTTGGTCAACACCGCTTCGGCTCCAGCGGATGTCTCGGGCCTGGTTCTCAAAGACAACGATGACACGCACAGCTTCGTCGTTCCTGCGGCTACCACGATCCCGGCAGGTGGCTTTCTCGCACTCGACGTCGACGTCGCGTACGGACTCGGCGCCGCCGACTCGGCCCGACTCTTCACCGCCGACGGCGTCACTCTGATCGACACCTACAGCTGGACCGCCCACGCGACGACCACCTACGGCCGCTGCCCCGACGGCACTGGCGAGTTCGTGACTACAAAAACACCTACCAAGGGTGCCGCCAACGACTGCGTCGTGCCGGACGGCAGCACGGAACCGGGCACCGGCGGCCCCTCTGCCTTACCCTGGCCGGGCGGCACCGCGATCAGCGCCGTCGACGCGGCAGGATTCTTCGGTACCAACCTCAGCGGGCTTGCCTACCAGCCATCCGGCACTGCAGCGCCTGGCACGATCTGGGCTTCTAAGAACGGCGTCGGAACGATGTACCAGCTCGCCTGGAACGGCGCGACCTGGGCCGCCGTCTCAACTGATGGGTGGGCATCCGGCAAGCCACTTCACTATGCCGACGGCACCGGTGATGTCGATGCCGAGGGCATCGCACTGACGGATGCCGGACCGGCCGGAGGAGTCTTCATCTCGTCAGAGCGCAACAATGATGTAAGCAAAGTGAGCCGGCCCTCGGTGCTGCGCTACGACGTCACAGGCTCAGCCGCCACCCTCTCGGCGACGATCGAATGGAACCTCGTCGCCGATCTACCGCCCGTGGCCCCCAACAGCGGACTCGAGGCCATCGCCTGGGTCCCCGACAGTTTTCTCGTCGCTCAGGGGTTCGTCGATGAAAGCTCCGCCACGGTCTACAGGCCGGCTGACTACCCAAATCACGGCACCGGGCTCTTCGTCGTCGGTCTCGAAGCGAATGGCACCGTCTACGCCTATGCCCTTGACCAGGTATCGGGCGACTACCACCGCGTTGCAACCATCTCCAGCGGCTTCAGTGGCGTGATGGACCTTGAATTCGATGCAGAGCGCTCGGCACTCTGGGCGGCCTGTGACGACACCTGCGACGGCCGCAGCTCTCTGCTCCAGGTGGCGCAAACGGGCGAGCGGGCCGGTCATTTCGCCGTGACGACGGTCTATGAGCGCCCGTCCGGCATGCCGAATATCAACAACGAAGGGTTCGCTCTCGCCCCCCAGAAGCTCTGTGTCGATGGCCTGAAGCCCGTCTTCTGGTCTGACGACAACAACACCGCGAGCCACGCGCTGCGTGAAGGAACAATCGCGTGCTCCCCGACGACGACCGACCCGACTGATCCGCCCACGCCCGTGGACCCGCCCGCGGGTCCGGCCAAGCCCGTACCGACGGCGTCGCTCACGGATGCGACGCGCGGGTTCATCACCGCGCCGGCAACCGCGCACCCGGGAGCCCCGATCATCGTGGCAGTTGGTGCGGCATCCGCCGGCGGGAGCGTCGACGTGTGGTTGCACTCCGAGCCCGTGCACCTGGCCCGGCGCATCGTAAGTGGGGCCGGAACCGTGAACGTGACGATTCCGGCATCCGCTGCTGCTGGCGCCCACCGCCTCGCCGTGGTCGCCGCCGACGGAACCCTGATCGGCTGGGCCGACATCACGATCGTTGCCATCAGTACTCCTGCGGGCACTCCGGGTTCCGGTAACGGCCCGTCGGGCCCTGGCATCAGCACTCCGGGTTCCGGCACCGCGGTAGCCGGGCTCGCCTCGACGGGAATCGACATCAGCACACCCGCCACAGCCCTGCTGCTGCTTCTGGGATGCGGCGCCGGCCTTCTCCTCCTTCGTCGTCGAGGCGCCACCTCCTAG
- a CDS encoding 30S ribosomal protein bS22, whose product MGSVIKKRRKRMAKKKHRKLLRKTRHQRRNKK is encoded by the coding sequence GTGGGTTCTGTAATTAAGAAGCGACGCAAGCGCATGGCGAAGAAGAAGCACCGTAAGTTGCTTCGTAAGACTCGCCACCAGCGTCGCAACAAGAAGTAG
- a CDS encoding glutamine amidotransferase-related protein yields MTRTAVVLRHEPQVHLGNLEPVLRDYGFDVDYVESPAADLDALNATAADLLVVLGGDMGVYETEKHPSLVHEVTLLQRRLAAERPVVGICLGAQLLASALGAAVFRGPTIEVGFRAVTPTAAGADGPLRHIVGVPVMQWHGDTFELPAGVTRLASSPAYANEAFGIDNWALAVQFHPELTATMHEEWLNLALAEGDALEPAVLRAERERFSAAMQIASRALFSEWLDGLGFQRKP; encoded by the coding sequence ATGACCCGCACCGCGGTGGTTCTGCGGCATGAGCCGCAGGTGCACCTCGGTAACCTCGAGCCGGTACTGCGCGACTACGGATTCGACGTGGACTACGTCGAGAGCCCGGCGGCCGATCTGGACGCCCTCAATGCCACCGCAGCCGACCTGCTGGTCGTGCTCGGCGGCGATATGGGCGTCTACGAAACCGAGAAGCATCCGTCGCTTGTGCATGAGGTCACGCTGCTGCAGCGCCGCCTCGCCGCAGAGCGGCCCGTCGTGGGCATCTGCCTGGGCGCGCAACTTCTGGCCAGCGCGCTTGGCGCAGCCGTCTTTCGAGGGCCCACCATCGAGGTCGGCTTTCGTGCTGTCACGCCGACGGCGGCCGGCGCCGACGGACCGCTGCGCCATATTGTGGGCGTGCCTGTGATGCAGTGGCACGGCGACACCTTCGAGTTGCCGGCCGGCGTAACCCGATTGGCCAGTTCGCCGGCGTACGCGAATGAAGCGTTCGGGATCGATAACTGGGCCCTGGCCGTGCAGTTCCATCCCGAGCTGACTGCGACAATGCACGAGGAGTGGCTGAACCTGGCGCTGGCCGAGGGCGACGCTCTCGAACCCGCCGTGTTGCGTGCCGAGCGGGAGAGATTCTCGGCGGCGATGCAGATCGCCTCACGCGCTCTCTTCAGCGAATGGCTCGACGGGCTGGGTTTTCAAAGAAAACCCTGA
- a CDS encoding Dabb family protein, translated as MTIRHIVSWQLAATDPVEQAEHAAGIRARLHALVGVIDGIRALSVGTDVAGGGNWHVVLVADFDDLDAVNRYQVHPAHTAAGAYIRSVVAARSCVDVEL; from the coding sequence ATGACCATTCGCCACATCGTGTCGTGGCAGCTCGCCGCGACCGACCCCGTCGAGCAGGCCGAGCATGCCGCGGGCATCCGTGCGCGTCTGCACGCTCTCGTCGGCGTCATCGACGGTATTCGCGCGTTGTCCGTGGGAACGGATGTCGCCGGTGGCGGCAACTGGCATGTCGTGCTGGTCGCGGATTTTGACGACCTCGATGCGGTGAACCGTTACCAGGTGCACCCGGCGCACACGGCGGCCGGCGCCTACATTCGGTCGGTCGTCGCGGCCCGGTCGTGCGTCGACGTCGAGCTCTAA
- a CDS encoding potassium channel family protein: MVDRIKHDAPVLVIGLGRFGAATAGKLDRLGREVLVVDSSDALVQKWSERVTHAVQADAKSIDALRQIGAQDFSIAVCAVGSSVEASVLIVANLVDLKVPQIWAKAISQSHGKILERIGANHVIYPEAEAGERVAHLVSGRMLDFIEFDDDFALVKMYPPKAIRGMNLTESGVRTKHRVTVVGVKSPGKPFTYATAETVVSNHDLIIVSGTEGDIERFASLGS; this comes from the coding sequence TTGGTTGATCGAATCAAGCATGATGCCCCCGTTCTCGTGATCGGCCTCGGCCGATTCGGCGCGGCAACGGCCGGCAAGCTCGACCGCCTCGGCCGCGAGGTTCTCGTGGTCGACTCCAGCGACGCTCTCGTCCAGAAGTGGTCTGAGAGGGTCACTCACGCCGTTCAAGCCGACGCCAAGTCGATCGACGCACTGCGTCAGATCGGCGCCCAAGACTTCTCCATCGCCGTCTGCGCTGTCGGCTCGTCGGTCGAGGCCAGCGTGCTGATCGTCGCGAACCTGGTCGACCTCAAGGTGCCGCAGATCTGGGCGAAGGCGATCTCGCAGTCGCATGGCAAGATCCTCGAGCGCATCGGCGCCAACCACGTGATCTATCCCGAGGCCGAGGCCGGCGAGCGCGTCGCCCACCTGGTATCCGGGCGCATGCTCGACTTCATCGAGTTCGATGACGACTTCGCCCTGGTAAAGATGTACCCGCCGAAGGCAATCCGTGGCATGAACCTCACCGAATCCGGCGTGCGCACCAAGCACCGTGTGACGGTCGTGGGCGTGAAAAGCCCCGGCAAGCCGTTCACCTACGCGACGGCCGAGACCGTGGTCTCGAACCACGACCTGATCATCGTCTCGGGCACCGAGGGCGACATCGAACGGTTTGCGTCGCTCGGCTCCTAA
- a CDS encoding cation diffusion facilitator family transporter, which translates to MSASGGNKAILAAFAANLGIALTKFVAWALSGSSSMLAEAVHSTADSGNQLLLLLGGRKAKKRADLEHPFGYGRERYVYAFVVSIILFSIGGVFSLYEGFAKLQHPHELTNAWLPLLVLVIAIGLESFSLRTAIKESNPLRNGQTWVQFVRRAKAPELPVVLLEDVAALIGLVFALLGVSLTVITGNPLWDALGTIAIGALLVLVAVILGIETKSLLVGEGASTADLDAIEAAILAGPETKRIIHLKTLYLGPDELMVAAKLAFDGSSRFADVALSINQVEARIRSAVPLARVIYIEPDIYVDPAAAAPPTDAIVIKGLE; encoded by the coding sequence ATGAGCGCATCGGGTGGGAACAAAGCAATTCTGGCGGCATTCGCGGCCAATCTCGGCATCGCCCTGACAAAGTTCGTGGCCTGGGCCCTATCGGGATCGTCCTCGATGCTGGCCGAGGCCGTTCACTCGACTGCCGACTCCGGCAATCAGCTGCTGCTGTTGCTCGGCGGAAGGAAGGCCAAGAAGCGTGCCGATCTCGAGCATCCGTTCGGCTACGGCCGTGAACGCTACGTCTACGCGTTCGTCGTCTCGATCATTCTCTTCTCGATCGGCGGGGTGTTTTCGCTCTACGAAGGCTTCGCGAAGCTGCAGCACCCGCACGAGCTTACGAACGCCTGGTTGCCGCTTCTCGTCTTGGTCATTGCGATCGGGCTCGAGTCATTCTCGCTGCGCACCGCGATCAAGGAGTCGAACCCCTTGCGCAACGGCCAGACCTGGGTGCAGTTCGTGCGCCGCGCAAAGGCCCCCGAGCTCCCTGTCGTGCTGCTTGAAGACGTCGCGGCGCTCATCGGCCTCGTCTTCGCGCTGCTCGGCGTCAGCCTCACGGTCATCACCGGCAACCCGCTGTGGGATGCCCTCGGCACCATTGCCATCGGAGCGCTTCTCGTTCTGGTCGCCGTCATTCTCGGCATCGAGACGAAGAGCCTGCTCGTCGGTGAAGGGGCCAGCACAGCGGACCTCGATGCCATCGAAGCTGCGATCCTCGCCGGCCCTGAGACCAAGCGGATCATTCATCTGAAGACTCTCTACCTCGGCCCCGACGAGCTCATGGTCGCCGCGAAACTCGCCTTCGACGGCAGCAGCCGCTTCGCGGACGTGGCCCTGAGCATCAACCAGGTCGAAGCGCGGATTCGCTCGGCCGTGCCGTTGGCGCGTGTGATCTACATCGAACCCGACATCTACGTGGACCCGGCGGCCGCGGCCCCGCCCACCGACGCGATCGTGATCAAGGGCCTCGAATGA
- a CDS encoding histidine phosphatase family protein — MVASKVHLVRHGEVFNPERVLYGRLPNFRLSDLGVQMAQAAAAEVLASGRPVSRLIASPLQRAQESAQPFADAFQMSIDTDERIIEPTNHFEGTRMRGPGGALRQPRNWPYLINPFRPSWGEPFKDVVDRMLAAIDDAWVSVEDGDVVLVSHQLPIWMVHRALAGESLAHDPRQRRCDLSSITTFERHDGRFVETSYSNPAAPLQTGATDVGAV; from the coding sequence GTGGTAGCTAGCAAGGTGCATCTCGTGCGTCACGGAGAGGTATTTAATCCCGAACGCGTGCTTTATGGACGGTTGCCGAACTTCCGTCTCTCCGACCTCGGCGTGCAGATGGCCCAGGCCGCGGCCGCCGAGGTACTCGCCAGCGGGCGCCCCGTGAGCCGGCTGATCGCCTCCCCGTTGCAGCGCGCCCAAGAATCGGCTCAGCCGTTCGCCGATGCATTTCAAATGTCGATCGACACCGACGAGCGCATCATCGAGCCCACGAATCATTTTGAAGGTACGCGGATGCGCGGCCCGGGTGGCGCGCTTCGCCAGCCGCGCAACTGGCCCTACCTCATCAATCCGTTCCGTCCCAGCTGGGGTGAGCCGTTCAAGGATGTGGTCGACCGCATGCTGGCCGCCATCGACGATGCCTGGGTATCAGTCGAAGACGGCGACGTCGTGTTGGTAAGCCACCAACTGCCGATTTGGATGGTGCACCGCGCGCTTGCCGGCGAAAGCCTGGCCCACGATCCGCGCCAGCGTCGCTGCGACCTGTCGAGCATCACCACGTTCGAGCGGCACGATGGCCGTTTCGTCGAGACGTCGTATTCGAACCCGGCCGCACCGCTGCAGACCGGCGCAACGGATGTGGGAGCGGTATGA
- a CDS encoding ArsR/SmtB family transcription factor, whose amino-acid sequence MADIFDVVADSTRRDILHILLQRYNQSSDAAELSVSDIVSSLGLSQPTVSKHLKVLREAGLVGVREEGQHRYYHLDYSPLEVIEDWLIPFLSVDFDPTIDQALAADEAGLKVEQRAFAAALGKAFADTSFQMTHVVKDATSKKRRKNDERA is encoded by the coding sequence ATGGCAGACATTTTTGACGTTGTGGCGGACTCGACCCGACGAGACATTCTGCATATTCTCCTGCAGCGATATAACCAGTCGAGTGATGCCGCAGAATTGAGTGTTTCTGACATTGTCAGTTCACTCGGACTCAGCCAGCCGACGGTCTCGAAGCACCTCAAGGTGCTGCGCGAGGCGGGCTTGGTTGGTGTGCGCGAGGAGGGGCAGCACCGCTATTACCACCTGGACTATTCACCGCTTGAGGTGATTGAAGACTGGCTGATCCCATTCCTCAGCGTCGATTTCGACCCGACCATCGATCAGGCCCTCGCCGCGGACGAGGCGGGCCTGAAAGTCGAGCAGCGGGCATTTGCCGCCGCGCTCGGCAAGGCGTTCGCCGACACCTCGTTCCAGATGACGCATGTCGTGAAAGACGCGACATCCAAAAAAAGGCGCAAGAACGACGAGAGAGCCTGA